From the Candidatus Poribacteria bacterium genome, the window TTCTACAGACCTTTCTCGAAAGAAAAAAGGCAGCCAGCGTTGGCAGAAACAAAAACACAAACTCGCTTTACACCATGAACGGACGACAAACAGACGCAAAGACTTTATTGGAAAACTCGTTTACAAACTCTACCACCACAAAGAAAACAACGTCTTAGTGGCAGAGGCGTTAAGCGTATCTAACATGGTTCAGAATAAACACCGCAGCAAGAGCATATCCGATGCGTCTTGGAGCACCTTCTTTCAGTGGTGTGCGAGCATAGCCGCAAGAGACGGCTTGCACTTCCACCAAGTTGATCCTAAGAATACCTCGCAGACTTGCTCCGCTTGTGGTCAGAAGTCGGAAAGAAAACTCTCTCTTGCGATACGAACCTTTAATTGTCAGTTTTGTGGGACTTCGTTAGACCGAGACCACAACGCTGCTTTAAACATACTCTTACGGGCGGAAACCTGCGCCCGTCGTGGAGAGCGGTGGGTTACCACCCTCACTGAAACGAGAAACAAGAACGAAGCACGAGACACGGGACCTACAAAACGCAAAACAGTTATTGCTTTTTGCTACAAGTCCAAGTCTTTAGGCTTGGGTACATTGACAAACTTATGGAGGTATATCACAGTGAAATCCTGCTATCAATACCGTTTGTATTATTGGAGACTAACGCTCATAGTTGTGCTCATAACAGGAACGTTTCTGATTGGCTGTACTCAAAAGGCACAGGTGCAAGAAACGCCTCAAGCGACATTGCTCTCCGGGACAATTGTTGAAATTGACGATCACGGCAACGCTGTCACCGATCTCTACATCGCTCCATTTACCGAGCGCGGTTGGGAACTTGGGGATACACTTGAAGCAACCTTTGCAACAGGTCAGAAAATTCAGATCAAATTCGTTGAAAACTATGGAGATGTTCCTGAGGGGGAATATTTGGGACGATTTTCGACTTCTACCAAGCAGTTCAAGATTGCGATTAATATGGGGAACATCGCTGAATCTTTGAAGCTGAAGAGCGAGAGCAAAGTGATTCTCCAGAAAGTCGCGGTGCCCTCAACAAATTAACGGAAATATATGAAAGATGCTTCTTACACTTAAACAGGCAAGTCAATGGGCTTCAAAGCGTGTGAATAAAAACGTTACACCTGCGAATATCACCTATTTAATCCAGTATGGACAGATTGAATCTGTTGTAGATAACGGGGCAACGTTAATTCCAAAAAAAAGTCTTGAGAATTATTACAATTTGAACCGTCGAGAAACACGGTGGAAAGATGAACTCGGGAACGACTTGAATTGGACGCTATCCTTTGAAAAAGTGAAGGAGGCGGAAACAACAAAGCATGTCCACCGGTTGCATCCGTATAAAGGCAAATTTATTCCGCAACTCGTAGGCTATTTTTTAGATGCCCATACTGACAATTTTAAACGGGATGTCTATTTTCGCCCTGGTGATATTGTGCTTGATCCGTTCTGTGGGAGTGGGACGACTTTGGTGCAAGCCAACGAACTTGGGATACACGCGATTGGTATTGATGTTTCGGCGTTTAATGCTTTTATTGGCAATGCCAAAGTGACATCCTATAATTTGACCTGCTTGTACGAGGTGAGTCACAGGATAACGACAGCTCTCAGAAATTTTGTTGCTACATCCGGCGTGATCGAATTTGAAACGAAACTCGCGGAAAAACTGACGGACTTCAATAATCAATATTTTCCAATCGCCTTCAAACGCCAAGTCAGAACGGGTGAAATCAATCAAAAGCAGTATGGAGCTGAAAAGGAAGCGGCTTTTTTAGAAACATATCACAACCTTGTTGCTGAGTACCAAATTGAGACGCAGATGCCAACCGATTCTGCTCGTTTCATGAAGCAGTGGTATCTTCCGGGAGTTAGAGCTGAGATTGATCTCGTCTATAGTTTGATTAGAAAAGTAGAGGATCCTTCAATACAAAACGCCTTGATGTTAATATTAAGCAGGACTATCCGTTCTTGCAGAGCCACAACGCATGCGGATTTAGGCACACTGCGGGAACCCGTGACGACGACATATTATTGCCGAAAACATGGAAAAGTCTGCAAACCGCTCTTTTCAATTCTTAATTGGTGGGAACGATACTGCAAGGATAGTGTGCAACGCTGGTCTGAATTCAGGAAGTTAAAAACGGATACCTTTCAATACTGTATAACGGGAGACTCCCGGACAATCAATATCTTTGGAATGTTGGGGCGCGACCTTCAACAATTCGCGGAACTGGCACAGAAACAGCGGATTAAGGGTATTTTTACAAGTCCGCCGTATGTTGGACTTATTAATTATCACGAACAGCACGCCTATGCCTATGATCTCTTTGGTTTCAAGAGGTTAGATGAATTGGAGATTGGTCCCCTGTTTAGAGGTAAAGGGCGTGAGGCGAGAGAATCATACATTCAGGGCGTAGCAGAGGTTTTTAAGAACTGTAAGCGATTTTTGGCTGATGATTATGACATCTTCGTTGTCGCGAACGATAAATTTAATATGTATCCAACTATTGCTGAAATGGCGGGTATGCAGATTGTTAATCAACACAAAAGACCCGTCTTGAATCGGACCGAAAAGAATCGGGAATCAGCATATTCCGAGACAATATTTCACTTGAAAGAGAAAAAGGATTGAAACTATGCCCTCACAACGGCAGATAAAGATTAAGGAAAAGATTAAAGATTGCTTGCGGGCTAAGTTCCAATCCTATAGTCCAGAGACGCGCTATATGCCATTTCACCATCGTCTACTTGGTAAAGATAGGATGGTCTTATATTCGTTTATCCAATCTTTAAATACGACATTTGGAATTTCAATTTATGAACCCGTGGCTGTTACCTTAGCACGTGAAAGATTTAAGGTTGCAGAAACCCAAGTTAAACCCTTTAACGAAATCAGTTCCAAAGCACATCAGCAAATTCAGACAATAATGGATGAACTAGCTATTGATGAGAGGGAACTTGATAAACCAACTGAAATAGAACAAATTAGAAAGGTTTGTCGAACTGGAACTTTAGACAAAGTAAGACTGACACAAGTAGATATCTGGTTGGAAAACTATGAGGGTGAGTTGTTTTTAATTGACCTGAAAACTGTAAAACCTAACAAAGGTAATTTTAAGGAATTCAAACGAACGCTTTTGGAGTGGACCGCCGCCGAATTAGCAAGAAATTCAGAAGTTGTTGTAAATACAATGATTGGCGTCCCTTACAATCCTTATGAACCAAAACCTTATGAACGATGGACGATGAAAGGGGTCCTAGATCGGGATCACGAAGTTTTAATCGCAGAAGAACTCTGGGATTTTTTGGGTGGTGAAGGAACTTACGCAGAGCTGCTGGATGCCTTTGAGCAAGCTGGTATCGAGTTACGACCAGAGATTGATAGTTATTTCGAGAAATTTAGATATGAAAGTTGACAACGCTTTTGATAAAACGGAATTACTGCAGCATCTCAGGACCGCCTACGCGATTCCGTTGTGTTCCATAACTTTTTTGCCGGAAGGCGAGGATAGTTACGGCTACATCGTGGTATCCGAAACCGGTGAAAAGTACTTTGCCAAAGCGTCTACTTCTGTACCGGATTCTTGCTTGCAATATGCGTCGCTTCTGCGGCATCAAGGTAACATATCTGGCGTTGTTGCTCCATTGAAAGCGTCAGATGGAACATTGAGTATCCCGTGGCACGATTTTCGCGTCTCGTTGTTCCCCTTTATTGAAGGTAGAAGCCGTTGGGACTTATGGAAGATCGGGAAAGATTTCACTGATGTAGAACTCCGTCAGACGGCTGCCCTATTAGCGACAATCCACCTTTGCACGGATGAAATTGAGACGTGTCACCTGACGACATCAAAATATGATTTGCCGCTACGAAATGAGCTTTACGCGGTCCTTGAGTCTCCTATGAAAGGGATAGCCTCTCAAAATCGATACCAAAAGCAGCTGCTTGAGACACTTGCAGCGCACCGATCTTCGATTTTAGAAACAATGGATAGATATGATGAATTAGGACGCTCAGCGGTGGTATCACAAACATCTTTTGTAATTACACACGGCGATCCGACTCCGGGTAATCTCATTCTGGATACTGAAGACCAGCTGCACCTGATTGATTGGGATGGTATTTCTTTGGGACCCGCTGAGAAAGATCTTTTTGCTTTTACTGGAGAACGATTTGATGTAGTGTTAGAAAGTTATCTGAAGACAAGGCAGAATGGAGTGGCCCTACATACAGACATCTTCGGTTTCTATATCTACGAATGGGCACTCAATGAAATTCGAGATTACGGCACCAAAATTCTTTTTAAGAACAGCGACGCACATCAGAATGAATATGACTGGGAAAGCCTGCAAGACTACTTACCACCCAACCGAGAATACATGGAAGATGGAATTGCGGCTATCCAAAGCACACTCGGTAGGTTTAATGCCCTACCTAATACTGGAGGTTAGGTAATGTCTGAAATCAAATCTGTGCTACTGTGGGAAAATCAACGGCGATATGTGCGAGAAGCGATTGATGCCGGCACACTCAAGGGAGCGATTATTCCAACGGGTAGTACAGAGCAACACAACGAACATTTGGCGATGTATCACGATACGCAAAGTGCGGTGTATGTCTCCAAATTGGCGGCTGAGAAATTATTCCCGCGGGTTATCGTCACAACGCCTTTGGCAATCGGTGTATCGGAACACTGGATGGACCACAAAGGCACGCTCACGCTCCGCCCAGAGGTCTTTGGTGAAGTGCTTTATGACGTTGCTGACAGTATGCGCCGGCATGGGATTGATAACATCCTGATTGTCAATGGGCACGCGGGAAATTCAGGACCTGTAACTGAACGCTTGGCGGGATTCCGAGAGAAACTTGGTATTAACCTTGAGTATCATTCTTATTGGGAAGCATACGATGAAGAACTGGTCAAGGCACAGATGGAATCTGGGATTTGCCCTGGGCACGCAGCGGAATTTGAGACAGCATTTGCCCTCGCTGCTTTCGCAGAAAATGTTGACTGGAACGGTGTCGATTACGACAGCGCGAAACTCACTATCTCAGATGCAGGGCAGGCGAAATCTGATCGGGAATATCACCATCAGGCAAAATTAGCGACAGTCGATAAAGGACATGCGATGATTAATGTTGCTGTGGACTGGGTCGCCGAAAAGATGCAGGCGATGCTTTCGTAACTTTATTCAGTTGTTGGCGGGGTGGCTATCAGCCATCAGCCGTCGGCTATCAGGCAAGAGATTCTCTTTCTGACCGCTGACTGCTGACCGCTGATCGCTATTTTGCCATCTAATGTCCTTCAATCGCTTTGCGCAAGCCATCACCGTTTTCACGCCACCAACTATAGAGAACGGAAATATCGGTCCCAATACAGAAATGCCGGACTCCGATATCGAGGTAGCGTTTTGCGTCGTCGGGACTCCCGATTTCAGCGCGTGGTGGCACCCCCATCTTTATTGCGGTCTTGAACACTTTATCGTGTGCTCCACTGATTTCGGGAGCCCCACGCTGACCGACTTTCCCGATACTCATCGAATAATCCGAACCCCCCCACTGAATCATGTCAACGCCTTCAACAGATAGCACCTCTTCAAGGTTGTCAACAGTCCCTTTTTTCTCAATCATAATAACGTTAACGACATCGCGGAGGGCTTGGACGTATTCTGGGCCTCCACCGTAGCCCATATAGGAGAACCGACGGGTTGCCACGCCGTAACTACCGCCATCTTCCGGCGTATCCGCACGCGTAATCTTCACACATTCCTTGACATCTTCAACGTTTAAGCCAGAACCGATCGCACGCTGAGCGATGAAACCCCGTGGTTCTTGGTCAACCTTAATCATTGTGGAGATGTTGTGCAGTTCAGCCGCCCGACATAAGTTATCCAGATCGTGCAGATCAAACGGACCGTATTCCGCCACAAATTCGACGTAGTCATACATTCCTGTGTGCCCAATCGCTTCAACGATGGAGGGCCAAGTGGTATGGATATGCGTGCCGACTGTAGGCTTGCCTGCGTTGAGTAGTTCTCGAAAGGTATTTGTTCTCATGAATTGCTCCTCTATTTTTGAGTCTAAGGCTGGTTAAAAGCCTACATTAACGTTAGCAGAGATCTGCACTTTTTTCAACAACTTTCGGCTTGTAAACTTCACCGAAAAGTGCTTGATCATCGGTACGATTTCTGTTAGACTGATAACTATCGTGAGGAATTATAATGTTCACTGCCGACGCGGCATTGATTTAACGGAAAACTACCGTGAAACAAAGTGGAACGGTGGCTAAATATAATAGAGCAAAAAATGGAAAACTTAATTACGTTACCAACAAATTTCTCGGATTACTTGACAATTGAAAACGCCGATCTCCGTTTTGCAGAGGCGAGTGAAGTCGCAGAACGTGTTATGGGAGCAGGCGTTGAAATCTACGCCAATATGGATCACGCCGCTATTTTCTGTGATCCACCTCATCTCGTTGCTGATGGTCTGAAACAACTCGGTTATGTCAACGGATGGGATGCGCGGTGTTATCCATCGCCTGTTGACGGTTGCGATTATATCAATGTCTCTGCCCAATTGCCAATGAACAGTCCAGCGCGCGATGACGGATGGTTCGATTACGTTGCTGTCGTGCATCCGGTTGACAAAACAGCACTCCAACACATGCTCGGACAGGGATATGGAAATCCGTTTATCCATCATCTGACATGGGGACTTGTGCCACCAGAACGCACCGTCACTGATGATTTTGAATATGCTAACCTTGTCGTCCCGTTTATGGTAGAAAGACGAGAGGTCATTGGCGAAGCAATTGGTGATGATCCCGGTACGCTGATTATCGCGTTGCCGGATCAGGTCATGGCACACCCAAACTTTGAAGAAGCGTTACCAGCGTGGCTCGGTGGGCTTGACGAAGAGGAATATCAAGTTGAATCTATGCAGGGCGGTGGTTTCCTGATCCAGTTTTTCGTGCTAACGGGTGGTAGGATTGAAGTAGCACTTCGCGTAGACACAACGCAGACATTTAACCCGAAAAGCGTCCACAAAATTTCGGAAGATGAAATTAGTGCTGTGCAAGGGAAATAGATAAGTTGTCTTTCTTTATTGAATGAATTGACAGCCAATCGCTTGTCCTGTGAGAAAGTCTTCTTAGCATTGATGCCATTGACAGTGACATTTTAAAGTTATCGCCCATCAAAAATGGGGTTGGGTATGAAGATATATGAGTTAATCTGGCCCCAAGATAGAATAGATCATATTGCCCGGCACGGTGTCACAACTGATGAGGTTAAAGAAGTTTGTTTGAATGAATCGTTTGTTCAACGTGCAAAATCCCAAGGCGAAAATCCAGTCTACTATGTTTTAGGGCAAACAAACGCAGGACGTTATCTATTTTGTGTCATCATCCGATTTCCTGATGGTAGAGGTTATCCTGTCACAGCGAGAACGATGACTGATACGGAAAAGCGACGATATAGACAATGGAGAGACCGATGAATCGTAAAAACATTCCAAAAACCGACTCTATTCAAGAGCTTGCACATTTCTGGGATACACATGATTTAACGGATTTTGAAGACGAGCTTGAAGAAGTGAGTGAACCTATTTTTGAACTTGGAACCCAACTTCTTGTTCTCTTAGATCCCAGAGAATTGGAAGCACTTAATGCCCTTGCTAAGTCTCGGGACACTTCTCCTGCAAATCTCATCCGAGAGTGGCTTATTGAACGTCTCGAGGCTTCATCAGAACCAATGACTTAATTGGTATTCGCCTATAGATGCGTTCCCCAATCTGCTCTTTAGTTTCCCCAGCGGGGCGGCATGTCTGTAGTAACATTGGTTTACCAACTCCGAACTTAACTACCCCTTTAGATTATTTTGGAGGCACCGACTAAAATGGAAGATAGAGAAATTATGGAATGCAGTATAATGGATCAAGTTCGCGAAATGCGGCGTAAGATTTCTGCGGAATTCGGACATGACTTCAACCAATTGGTGGCATATTACCAAGGATTAGAGGACGAAATGCGAAAGTCTGGCAAATACAAGTTCGCAGATCCACCAAACAAAGATATTAAACGCGGAGATAATTTCGGCATTAAATCAGAATCTTGAAAGAGAAAGTGGGAAACACCATTGGTGTTTTGTCTGTTTCCCTTGACGACGGAAATTTTATGTGACATACTTAACATAGTTTTATAGGAACACCAATCTTTCATCATTTTTCAAGGAGGTGACACGATGCAGCAAAAGGTTCACTCCGCGCCAACACTCGTCTACCCTTCCTCGGACGGCAAACCTATGGCAGAAACAGACAAACATCGTAAACTGATGGTGGATTTCATTCAGATGCTCGAATATCATTTCCGGGAAACTAATGATGTTTATGTGTCCGGGAATCTGTTGATGTATTATGAAGAAGGAAATCCACGGAAATCTATTGCCCCAGACGTGTTCGTGGTATTCGGTGTCGGGAAAAAACCGCGCCGCACCTACCTGACATGGGAAGAAGGCAGCACTCCTGATTTTGTGCTGGAAGTGGCGAGTCCGAGTACTTACCAGCATGACTTCGGTCCTAAGAAGCAACTTTACGCCTCTGTACTTGCCGTGAAAGAGTATTATATTTACGATCCGTATGGAGATATAACCCCATCCTTTATTGGGTATCGACTCACAGATGGAGAATATAAAGAGATAGCGTTTGTAGAAGGACGGCTCCCATCAACTGTCCTCGGTGATCTGGAATTGGGCGAGCATGCAGGCGACCTACGTCTCTATAATCCAGCAACGCAACAGTGGTTGCAACCGCCTGAAGAACGGGCAGAACAAATGGAAGCCGAACTTGCCGAGGCTTTAGCCGAACTCGAACGCCTCCGCGCGAAGACATAAGTCTTACTCCAAACGGAGATCTGCTGAGAAATACTTTGTTTGCAAAACGAACATACAAACACTACAAAGGTAAATAAAATGGCAAAAAATAGGAAAGGGATATGTCACCTCTGTGGAAGTTATAAAAAATTGTCGTTTGAGCATCTACCTCCAAAAAAGGCATTTAACGATTGTCCTGTAAAGCATTACAATTATTTTATGGGGATCACTGAGGGGAACTACAATAATCAGACTTCTCAAAAGGGTTTAGGGGGCTACACGCTCTGCGAAGGTTGTAACAACAAAACAGGTTCATGGTACGGCACGGCATTCATTAAATGGGCATGTCAAAGCATGAATATACTTGAATACACACAAAATCAACCATCCCTCTACTATCGGTTCCGTATCTTTCCCGTACGAGTGATAAAGCAGATCGCTTGTATGATGTTTAGTGTCAACACCGACGAATTCAGGCAATACCATCAAGAATTAGTCAAGTTCGTCTTAAACAGGGAAGAATATTACTTGAATCCTGATATCAAGTTTTTCGCATTCTATAATGCTGCAGGATTTCGTATGTCGGGTGGAATGGTAAAAGTAAAAACTAACAACTTTAATATGGACAGTCTGGAGGGGATCGGAGAAAGCGTAGACAGAATACGGACTAAAATTGAAACGCATTGTGCCCTTAGTGAACTAAGCTTTCCTCCGCTAGGGTACGTGTTAACTTTTGACTCGGAACTGCCCGATCCAAGACTCGTTGATATTTCTTACTTCGCGAAATATCGTTATGATGATTTGTGTTCTATTGAGTTACGGCTTCCTGTTCTTCCCATAGATTCACCTTACCCGACAGACTATCGGAGTCGTCAAGAGATAGAGTACTAAACAACGAAATGTAGGTTCGTAAAAACGACTATTATTTAAAATGAAATTGCAGGTGAACACCTTGCCTAATACAGAAATAGATACTATGAGACACACCCGTTTTCTCATTCCAACGCTACTGCTTGTTACAACCTGTTTCCTCCCAAACGGTTTCGCGCAAGATTATGTTCATTATGATAGTGTAGTATTTAGTCCTGATGGCAAGACGCTAGCAAGTGGGAGTTGGGACAACACCATTCGTTTGTGGGATGCAACGACTGGCAAACATCTGCGAACCCTCACCGGGCACACGAATTGGGTCAATAGTATTGCCTTCAGTCGGGATGGTCAGACGCTAGCAAGCGCAAGTTCGGATAAAACTATCCGTCTCTGGGATGTACTCACAGGTAGACCCAAGATAACGCTTAGAGGCCATACGGGGTTAGTCTTTAGCGTCTCGTTCAGCCCGGATGATCAAACGCTGGCGAGTGGAAGTACAGACACTACTCTACGTTTGTGGAATGCCTCCGTAGGTACACATTTGTGCACACTCATTAGGAATACGTATTGGGTCAATAGTGTATCTTTCAGTCCAGATGGCCGCACACTCGCGAGTGGGGGTAGTGATAAAACCTTTAGTCTTTGGGATACAGTCACTAGACAGCACAAGAAAACACACATTGGACATCCGGCATCAGTCAATAGCATATCTTTCAGTCCAGATGGCCGCACACTCGCGAGTGGGAGTTCGGATAAAACCATTCGTCTCTGGGATGTTCCCATAGGTAGACACAAAATAACGCTCACTGGACATACAGGCTCTGTCAATAGCATATCTTTCAGTCCAGGTGGTCGCACATTGGCAAGCGGCAGTTCGGACAAAACCATTCGCTTGTGGGATATAAAGACAGACAGTCCTCTCCAAACTCTTATAGGGCATACGGGTAGTATCCGTAGTGTATCCTTCAATCTGAACAATCAGATGTTAGCAAGTGGGAGTTTGGATAAAACCATTCGCTTATGGCGAGTTTCGCCGCCGCGGTCGACATCCGCCAATCTATCCATACCAACACCCTCAAAGTCTACCGCTGACCAAATCTATAACAATGCCATCCGTTCCGTTATGTGGATAGTCAACCCCGGTATAGGCGAGGGCAGCGGGGTCCTCATTGACAAGCAATTCAAACTCGCTATCACCAACGCACACGTCACAGATAAACAGAACACGATAGACGTATATTTTCCCGCTCCCGATGAAAATGGCAAACTCATTAAGGACAGGAACTTCTATGTGACGAGCAGTGATGTGCTAAAGCGACTGGGTTATTATACCAAAGGACATGTCGTCGCGAAAGATGAAAAGACAGACCTTGCAATCATCAGACTGGAGGGTCTCCCCGAAACCGCCCGAGAGATTGACTNNNNNNNNNNNNNNNNNNNNNNNNNAATCCGGGTGGACAAAACCTCTGGCGGTGGACGCTCGGTGAATTTCTGAACGACCAAAGCGGTTTCCTTCACATCCAATCCGATGTTTTTGGTGGTAACAGCGGCGGACCAGTACTTAACAAACAAGGTGTTTTGCTGGGGATTATCGCAAGAAGTGACAGGCACATGAATGCCTTGGCGATTCCAGTGAAAGACATAAACCGGTTACTGTCTGAATCGCGGTTAGAACATTCAAGGTCCCATAGATAGAATTATAGTAAAGTCCATAATTACTTGGACATTACAAGGCGAGGATACAATCCTCGCCAGCGGTGGTGTGGGGAACTTTGTTCATTGAGCACCTATTCACATATTTTGGGATGTTACTATAAACACACAAGAGCGAGATCTGTGATACTAACTTTTAGGAAAGAGGTACTAACAGATGGCATATAGCAATTTTACATTAGAAATGGTGCGAACAGCGTTTCAATTAGAGATAGTTGAGTCCGCAGGCATTTTTTCTGAAAACGACATTAGCACGAAATGTACCGTTAGCGATCACCATCAACACAGAAAAAGCAAAATCAGAACTGATTATCGCCGATATTCTCGTTGAACTCCGAGAACAGCTGGAACGTCGTATCAGTCTCTTTTCTGGCATTGATTTCAGCATTGATGACGAAAACGGATTGACTGGGGTTTGTGATTTTTTGGTGAGTTTGTCGCCTGTGCAATCTTTTTTAGAGGCACCCGTCATCATCCTCGTCGAGGCAAAGAAAGATGACCTAACTGTAGGTCTTGGACAGTGTGTTGCCGAGATGCTCGCAGCACAACGCTTTAATACTGAAAAAGGCAATAACATCCCTTATATCTATGGGGCTACCACTTCGGGGATAGATTGGCGATTCCTCAAATTGGAAGGGCAAAGACTCCACATTGATATGGTAATTTACCCGATCGCACAGTGCGACAAAATCCTCGGCATCCTCTCAAGCATGGTAGGAGGTTCTGACAATAGGTAAGCCCTAAACAATAAAAAAGTTTGCAATTGAAACACAAATGTGTTATACTATAATAGGAAGTAGGGTGTTAATGTCAAGAACCTTTTTAATCCAATCCAGAGAGGTTGAAAAAAGGATGAAAAAATACAATTTGAATCGGAATCATAATGTAGACTGTCCATCGGCAGCGGTTGGATGATGCCTTTCTCGTCACATCAGACGGGAGGGGCTTTTTTTATTGAGAGAACACAAGCGACAAACTTTACCTATCAACTCGACTCCGTTCCAAGAGATTCAAGCACGAGTTGATGGATAAACGGGGCAAAAATAAATGACTTCTTTAGATACCTTGGGGCGTGAAAAAGCACAAGTCATGAACACCGAAGAAATTCGGCGTGCCTTGCTCAGGATCGCCCACGAGATTTTAGAGCACAATCATAAACACATTGACGATCTCGTACTTGTCGGTGTCAAAAGTCGGGGGGACATTCTTGCGCACCGTATTGCTGAAAACCTTGAGCGAATCGAAAACATTGAAGTCGATGTGGGTGCGATTGATGTGACGCTATACCGTGATGATATCAATCTTCATGAGACGCAAATTCAAGTCAACAGCACTGAACTTCCGTTTGATATTACTGGGAAATGGGTCATTTTGGTGGATGAGGTGCTTTATACGGGACGTACCGTTCGTGCGGCAATGGATGCGCTGATGGATTTCGGTCGTCCAGCTGCGATCCAATTGGCGACCCTCATTGATAGAGGGCACCGCGAATTGCCAATTGCCTCCAATTATGTCGGCAAAAATGTTCCGACCTCCCGAAAAGAGTTCGTCAGAGTGCAACTCGCCGAAGAGAGCGGCGTTGATTCGGCAGTGATTTATGAGAAGGACGAGGAATGAGCGACGCATTTATCACCAACGGGCGTATCATCGACCCTGCTAACAACATTGATGAAGTTGGTAATC encodes:
- the pyrR gene encoding bifunctional pyr operon transcriptional regulator/uracil phosphoribosyltransferase PyrR, yielding MTSLDTLGREKAQVMNTEEIRRALLRIAHEILEHNHKHIDDLVLVGVKSRGDILAHRIAENLERIENIEVDVGAIDVTLYRDDINLHETQIQVNSTELPFDITGKWVILVDEVLYTGRTVRAAMDALMDFGRPAAIQLATLIDRGHRELPIASNYVGKNVPTSRKEFVRVQLAEESGVDSAVIYEKDEE